The window TCCAGGCCATTACACTTGAAAACAACCTGGCCTATATTGATCCCGCCAAATGCATTGCTTGCGGCTTGTGTATCAGCGTTTGCCCCACCGGCGCCATCCTGGCGACTTTTGAACCCGTGAAACCCAAACCCAAAGCGGACGCCGGAGTCACGGCGCCCAGCGCCTCATGAGGACGGTGCAGAGATGAGACTGAAAACCTTTCCCCGGGGCGGCGTGCATCCGCCCGAGAACAAGATATCCGTTGACCAGGCCATCCAGGTGCTTTCAATCCCTTCCCGGGTTCAGCTTCACCTGGGGCAGCACCTGGGAGCCCCAGCCGTTGCGACTGTTTCCAAGGGAGATTGCGTGCGTGTGGGCAGTCGCATTGCGGAAGGCAAGGCCTTTATTTCAGCCCACCTCCACTCTTCGGTCTCCGGAACAGTGGCAAAAATCGACGATGTGATCGATGCTTCAGGCTATCGCCGCCCCGCGGTGGTGATCGACGTGGATGGTGATGAGTGGGAGGCGGGTATTGACCGTTCTCCTGAATTGATCCGCGAGATCAAGGCCGATGCGGAAACCATTGTGGAGCGCATCAAGGCCGCGGGTGTCGTCGGCCTGGGTGGCGCCTGTTTTCCCACCCACGTCAAGTATATGTTTCCCGAAGGCAGGAAAGCCGATACGGTGATTATCAACGCCGTTGAATGCGAGCCATACCTGACCGCGGACCATCGTCTCATGCTGGAACGGACGGATGAAATCCTTGTCGGCGTTCAGATCCTGATGAAGGTTGCCCGGGTGGAACGCGCCATGATCGGTGTCGAGGCCAATAAGCCCGACGCCATTGAGACCATGTCCCGCAAGGCCCGTTCCCTGCCGGGTATTGAAGTGATCCCCCTCAAAGTCCAATACCCCCAGGGCGCAGAAAAACAGTTGATCAAGGCATTGCTCAACCGTGAGGTCCCCAGTGGCCGCCTGCCCCTGGACGTGGGTTGCGTGGTCAACAATGTGGGCACCGCCCTGGCCGTATACGAGGCGGTGCAGAAAAACAAGCCACTGGTGGAACGGGTTGTCACCTTTACCGGCAGTCACCTGCCGGCTACGGGAAACTTTTTGGTGCGACTGGGGGTTCCCGCCATGGAAATGGCCGCGCACCTGGGTGTTGAAATCGGCGATGATACCGCCAAGGTGATCAGTGGCGGCCCCATGATGGGCAAAGCCATCTCCGGCCTGGAAGTTCCCGTAACCAAGGGCACATCGGGGATCGTGCTCTTGACGGAAAAGGACGCCCGGCGCAGCCCGGTGCAGAACTGCATCCGTTGTGGACGCTGCGTATCGGCATGCCCGATGGGACTGGAGCCCTGGTTGCTGGAAAAACTGGGGCAGTCGGACCGTTTCGAGGAATGCGATTCCAGTGGCGCGGCCGACTGCATTGAGTGCGGCTCCTGTAGTTTTGCCTGCCCTTCATCCCGTTCCCTGCTGGATTTTATCCGTTACGGCAAAGTCAACGTCATGCGCATCCGCGCCGCAAGGAGGCAAAAATGAGCCGCAACCTGGTGCTTTCCCTCTCTCCCCACGAGAAGGGCGGTGAAAGCGTACACAAGATCATGTGGGGAGTGGTGATTGCCCTGTCTCCCGCGCTGCTGGCTTCCTTCTATTACTTTGGCTGGAATGCCATGCGGGTCGTGATACTGGGCATGGTGTTCTGCATGGCTACGGAATACCTTGTCCAGACCTTTATGATGAAGCAGAAATCCACTTTCATGGATGGTTCCGCCGCGGTAACCGGCCTGTTGCTGTC is drawn from Candidatus Aminicenantes bacterium and contains these coding sequences:
- the rsxC gene encoding electron transport complex subunit RsxC — its product is MRLKTFPRGGVHPPENKISVDQAIQVLSIPSRVQLHLGQHLGAPAVATVSKGDCVRVGSRIAEGKAFISAHLHSSVSGTVAKIDDVIDASGYRRPAVVIDVDGDEWEAGIDRSPELIREIKADAETIVERIKAAGVVGLGGACFPTHVKYMFPEGRKADTVIINAVECEPYLTADHRLMLERTDEILVGVQILMKVARVERAMIGVEANKPDAIETMSRKARSLPGIEVIPLKVQYPQGAEKQLIKALLNREVPSGRLPLDVGCVVNNVGTALAVYEAVQKNKPLVERVVTFTGSHLPATGNFLVRLGVPAMEMAAHLGVEIGDDTAKVISGGPMMGKAISGLEVPVTKGTSGIVLLTEKDARRSPVQNCIRCGRCVSACPMGLEPWLLEKLGQSDRFEECDSSGAADCIECGSCSFACPSSRSLLDFIRYGKVNVMRIRAARRQK